The genomic region CATTGGGATAGGTGAGAGATGTTGAGCTAACGCCTAGTAATGAAACGATTTGTCTTTACTATGTACTCATGACGGTTTGAGTACTAATTTATAATGCTGAAAGTCAACCTAGCCTGTATGAAATAGGAGGTATGATAGTAACTTGAGTTGACAGAAAGGACACACACAGCCTCTTTTGGTACAAGTAGAATAAAAGCAAACCTCAGACAAGAGATAGAGCGGCAATTCGGACTTTGATTTCATGCAAGGCACAGTGCAACACCAGATTAATGTATGGATGTTCAGATAACCTAGACTCCAAATCCCCGAATTATTAGTGATCAAACTGAGCACAAAGGAGATACGACATTCCACTGCATTCAGGTACACGAGAAATTCATCTCATCTAATCACTACACGTTCCAGCGGGCACACTAATCCTGAGCCGGGAGCTTGATTGAGTTATGACTGATCTCAAGGAAGCTTTTGTGAGTCGGTGTTGGTCTAGTTGATCATCCACTCATACAAAAGccctctctcctctctaGATTTAGGTACTTAACCGAGTAACTTCTAACACAGGAAGCTCCCGTCGACTCACAGATCATCCACCCCGCCTTTGACTCGCGATAGCCCACTTTCACTCTGTAACTAGCGACGCCAAGCGCCGAATCTCGTCCAATGTCAAGATAGTAGTTTCATCGGCTCTTTGCCGTACTCCATTGTGCTgtgttgtttttcttttcgcTGTAGCTCCTGATGTCAGCTTTTGAAACACCCAATAACCGATCAGATCCTACTTGTGTCTTTTGTCTTTGCTGAGCAATCGAGAATCTCTCTCCCTTCCATTCCAATCCGATCTAGTGAGATCCCTCTCATACAGGGCGCCAACCCTCTCAGCTGTCTCGACTTTTCCTCACCCAGCTCACCTTGTTTGGATCTACTCATTTGGATTTGATCTTCTACATATTTCATGTGCAtctccatcatcgccatcgtcaacgtcaaTCAATCCTACCTTATTGCCTGACTCAATTGTCGTCACTCGTGTACTATCCGGTCTTTTTGCACTCTATCATACGTCTTGCCGAGTACTCGCTGCTCTTTGCCCTCGGTATTTCCACTTTTACCCAAGTCTCTACTAAAACCATCGACATCATTGCATTGCTCTTTATGCTCTGACCCAACCCGTGTCATTCTCGCTATACTCACGGATGCTACGAGCTACTATATGCTAGACTTGCAGATCAGTCAACCAATTGCCGCTAAAGAGATCTCGTCTTGACAAGCTGGCGCCTCGTTTTGGACACGAACGGACGCAAAGCACCGCAAGCGAGTTCACAAGAGCGAAGAAACccgcagcaacaacaactcGCGACATCATCTGTGCCTATCAGTATCAGCTCCCCCTTGTGTGCAATCGTTGATCCGATCATAAAAGAGGGGCAACTTTCGTTGTGGGCGAAGCTCCAACTACtacatcatcaccagcctGCTTAAACCTTGTACTGTTACTAGCTTGCTTAAGGTACCTTGTCCTGGCTTGCCCTGCCTTCACAATCATTCATATCCCCATCGTCTTGTGCGAAGATTTTGATCACTCACAATTAGACGGGCTCAGTTTTGGCTTGGCTGTTTAAACGGTgaaaaaacaaaaacaaaacCAAAAGCATCGTCCAACGTACGGAAATTCTCAAACGAGGGATCTTTGGCTATTCGTATCCTATCCCTCCACCTTTGCCAGCCACCAGAGCCAAGGAATAGTATCAGCCATCCAATTGCCGGCCTCGGGTGGAATGCGCCAAGAGTCCAAATCCTTTGTTCACTTACGAAaccaaaaagaaaaaataaacAAAGCCCAGGTTCTCACCACCGAGCATTGTCTTTATTCTCCCTGTCCTATCCATGCATGCTTGTTAGCCTATAGCTCTGGATACCGTTGTTTATCTAACATCTGAGCGAGCTGAAAGAGAGCTCCCCCACAGAAAGACAGGCCGGTCTTGAacagaccagaccagaccgAGACCAGCACGTCAGTCTCCAGCCTCTCCCCACTATTACGTTGCTGTACCTGAACTTGAGAGAGCTGCAATTGCAAGGTTAGCTCGGGCTAGTAGGTTGCACCAGGCGAGCTCACTGACCTCCTGCTGGTCCAGGAGAAGCAAACGTGCTCCAATCCTTCCAACTTTGCTGTCTCATCCATCTGTCCCTCTCTATTATCTCTCTGTATCTGCCGTCCTGTTGTCAATCAATCGGAGAGCTCTCAGTAAGGCATAATTCAACCGGATATCCCACAATTGGAtccatccacatccaccaCAAGCCCACCACAAACCAAGCTGAGAAGCTGGGCTGGGTAAACTGACCTGTTCCGTTCCGTTCGATCGATCTGCAGAGAGTGTTTCCTCATCTTTGGGTCCATTCTACCgcaaccaccaccactcCTACAcactacctacctacctatctCATCCCCTCCCCGCTTCTCTTGCAATTCTCTCCCCCTCTCTTCCTGTCGTCACACTATTACTACCCTATGCCTTCACTGGGGTTTCTCAAGAAAAAGCGGACCAGAGAGGGCTACTCTGACCCTTCTGCCTCAAGTCCAACTAGTCCAGTTACTCCTACCACTTCCAGGTCCAAGTCCATCTCTAAAGCTTTTCACCTGCCTCGAACAAGCAGGCAATCCACCTCAGCCCCAAGTGCTCAACCAACCAACGGCCAGaaccagcaacaacagcagcagcccgACCGGATTCAGGAAGGTGCCGTGTCTCAATCGAATCAATCCTCTGCGCCGAATGAGCAGACGACAGGAGCTACCGACGgacagcaacaagaagatATGAGCGCAATTAACCTCCATCAACCCTCATACGGTGCGGGCAGTCCTATGAATCACGATCATCAGAACCTACCTagcatcaacaacctcatcaacccgccccagcaacagcagcagcacaaTGCCCAGGGCAATTCCTACAACAACGGCCAGACCAACCCGCAGTACCTAGCCGCCACGATAGATAGCCATCGACCGCAGACCGTCAGTCCCGGAACCGATCCCGCAGCcctccaacagcagcagcaacaggctCTGCCACAGCCGAGTATGCCTCCGCAACAGCAACAGTCGCAGGcgcagcaacaacaccagcagccatctcagcagttccaacaacagcagaaccagagccagaatCAAGCGCAACAGCACCAGCAGTACCAACACCAGCCGCACCACCAACAGAACGCTAGCACTGGTTCAGTCATGCGCGTAACAAAGGGAAAATACTCGTTGGGTGACTTCGATATCTTGAGGACGCTTGGAACTGGTAGCTTCGGCCGAGTACATTTAGTCCAATCGAAGCACAATCAGCGTTTCTATGCGGTCAAGGTGCTCAAGAAGGCCCAGGTGGTCAAAATGAAGCAAGTCGAACATACCAATGACGAACGTCGCATGCTAGCTGACGTCAAGCACCCTTTCCTCATTACCCTCTGGGGCACGTTCCAGGACCCGAAGAACCTCTACATGGTGATGGATTTCGTTGAAGGTGGAGAGCTGTTTTCACTTCTGAGGAAGTCGGGAGTAAGTTTTTTATGATACTCGCCAAAAACTCAATTGACCTGACTAACACATTGCAGCGTTTCCCTAACCCCGTTGCCAAATTCTACGCCGCGGAGGTCACTTTAGCTTTGGAATACCTCCATTCAAAGAACATTATATACCGTGATCTCAAGCCAGAAAATTTGCTACTCGATCGACATGGCCATCTTAAGATCACAGATTTCGGTTTCGCGAAGCGCGTGCCTGACAAGACATGGACTCTGTGTGGTACACCGGATTATCTAGCTCCTGAAGTGGTCTCTAACAAAGGCTACAACAAATCCGTGGATTGGTGAGTTCTTGCAACTGGCGATGGAACAGAAATGGACTAACATGTTGGCGTACCAGGTGGTCCTTGGGTATCCTGATATACGAAATGCTTTGCGGTTACACCCCCTTCTGGGATAGCGGATCTCCCATGAAGATATACGAAAACATTCTCAAGGGCAAAGTTAAATATCCGGCATACGTCAACGCGGACGCTCAAAATCTTCTTGAGCGTCTGATCACAGCCGACCTCACAAAGCGATTAGGTAACCTCTACGGAGGCCCAGATGACGTGAAGACCCATCCTTGGTTCGCTGAAGTCACCTGGGATCGATTAGCCAGGAAGGACATTGACGCACCTTACACGCCACCAGTCAAGGCGGGTGCCGGAGACGCGAGTCAATTCGATCGTTACCCTGAGGATCCCGAGAAGTACGGGGTGGTTACGGCACCAGATGAGTGAGTGATCATTTGTAATCTCCATTAATTAGCCAAGCTAACCCTTCGCAGATACGGTCACATGTTTACGGAGTTTTAAGAAAGTGCTTGAGAGCGAGTAATGGATGCACTTGTATGATTAGGTTGGAAACAAACCTCTCTTGGTGCAGTCAACTTTGGGTGGGCGTTCATGCTGTGCGCTTTACTCTTGGATATGAGATGCTGGAACTGTGTTATTTGTCGTTGGTTCATGTTTCACGTAATTGCAGGAATGGGATGATGAAAAAGAAGGCCGCCGGGAATCTCTGGTTGGAGAGTTGGTCGGCTGTTGGTTGACGAGCTCAGGTTGGAAAGCCAGGTGAACATATCCTATGCAAGTAGCCCAGGCCACAGAATAGCCTTGAACGAATATCCGTACTACGGCATCCTC from Fusarium oxysporum Fo47 chromosome III, complete sequence harbors:
- a CDS encoding kinase-like domain-containing protein, which encodes MPSLGFLKKKRTREGYSDPSASSPTSPVTPTTSRSKSISKAFHLPRTSRQSTSAPSAQPTNGQNQQQQQQPDRIQEGAVSQSNQSSAPNEQTTGATDGQQQEDMSAINLHQPSYGAGSPMNHDHQNLPSINNLINPPQQQQQHNAQGNSYNNGQTNPQYLAATIDSHRPQTVSPGTDPAALQQQQQQALPQPSMPPQQQQSQAQQQHQQPSQQFQQQQNQSQNQAQQHQQYQHQPHHQQNASTGSVMRVTKGKYSLGDFDILRTLGTGSFGRVHLVQSKHNQRFYAVKVLKKAQVVKMKQVEHTNDERRMLADVKHPFLITLWGTFQDPKNLYMVMDFVEGGELFSLLRKSGRFPNPVAKFYAAEVTLALEYLHSKNIIYRDLKPENLLLDRHGHLKITDFGFAKRVPDKTWTLCGTPDYLAPEVVSNKGYNKSVDWWSLGILIYEMLCGYTPFWDSGSPMKIYENILKGKVKYPAYVNADAQNLLERLITADLTKRLGNLYGGPDDVKTHPWFAEVTWDRLARKDIDAPYTPPVKAGAGDASQFDRYPEDPEKYGVVTAPDEYGHMFTEF